A single genomic interval of Methylocystis sp. IM3 harbors:
- a CDS encoding ABC transporter permease gives MLASIPPAYAAPFERAWRHRELIRAVVRREFISRFRGSLLGPAWAVLSPLIMLLTYTVLFSITVPQLSAGMSVTEYASGIFIGLIVFNLFSELAYRAPILLHEHVNFVKRSIFPSETIAWTATIRAFTYAGVAFGVYIGFRLVAAGTLPLTILLTPLLVVPFALFILGVVWFLMALGAFTRDVAHIMASIVPVLMFATPIFYRLEQIEQMSPSTAYWLRLNIVGDYIEMMRAVALDGRVPNLLGYLIVVAASYAVFLGGYKFFMRYKSVIVDVI, from the coding sequence TTGCTCGCATCCATCCCGCCCGCCTATGCCGCCCCTTTCGAGCGGGCCTGGCGCCATCGGGAGCTGATCCGCGCCGTCGTGCGGCGCGAATTCATCTCGCGCTTTCGCGGCTCGCTGCTCGGCCCGGCCTGGGCTGTGCTCTCGCCGCTCATCATGCTGCTGACCTATACGGTGCTGTTTTCCATCACCGTGCCCCAGCTGTCCGCCGGCATGAGCGTGACGGAATATGCAAGCGGCATCTTCATCGGGCTCATTGTCTTCAACCTGTTCAGCGAGCTCGCCTATCGCGCGCCGATCCTGCTCCATGAGCATGTGAATTTCGTCAAGCGGTCGATCTTTCCCAGTGAAACCATCGCCTGGACCGCGACCATTCGCGCCTTCACCTATGCAGGCGTGGCCTTCGGCGTCTATATCGGTTTCCGGCTGGTCGCCGCCGGGACGCTGCCGCTGACCATCCTGCTGACGCCGCTGCTCGTCGTCCCGTTTGCGCTGTTCATTCTGGGCGTCGTCTGGTTCCTCATGGCGCTCGGCGCCTTCACGCGCGACGTGGCCCACATCATGGCCTCGATCGTGCCCGTGCTCATGTTCGCAACGCCGATCTTCTATCGGCTGGAGCAGATCGAGCAGATGTCCCCCTCGACGGCCTACTGGCTGCGCCTCAATATTGTCGGAGATTACATCGAGATGATGCGGGCCGTCGCGCTCGACGGCCGAGTGCCGAACCTTCTCGGCTACCTCATCGTCGTCGCCGCGTCTTATGCGGTCTTTCTCGGCGGCTACAAGTTCTTCATGCGTTACAAGTCGGTCATCGTCGATGTCATCTGA
- the glmS gene encoding glutamine--fructose-6-phosphate transaminase (isomerizing) translates to MCGIVGILGKGPVAGQLVEALKRLEYRGYDSAGVATLERGGALTRLRASGKLKNLEEKLAATPLQGAVGIGHTRWATHGKPTEDNAHPHAADRVAVVHNGIIENFRELRQELMGRGHKFSSETDSEVVAHLVAERLAAGDAPEAAVAAALKRLKGAFALAFLFDDRPDLLIGARRGSPLAVGWSEEGAYLGSDALALAPFATSIAYLEEGDWVALRRDGTQFFDAADRPVERRRLPLTPGSFLVDKGNYRHFMAKEIHEQPEVVGRTLAHYLDLAEGVVRLPFDLDFDAKSLSRVTISACGTAFYAGLVARYWLERFACLSVEIDIASEFRYRDPPLPEKGLMIVVSQSGETADTLAALRYAREHGQHILSVVNVETSTIARESDTVAKTLAGPEIGVASTKAFTCQLAVFACLALALGRARGVLTREEERALVAELVAAPGQMADALNREAQIEPVARDVARASSVLYLGRGPSYPLALEGALKLKELSYIHAEGYAAGELKHGPIALIDYAMPVIVLAPPDSSLEKTVSNLQEVAARGGHLILIGSPRAREAAAAELAGYVEMPEAVAGPFAPLVYAVPAQLLAYHVATFMGKDVDQPRNLAKSVTVE, encoded by the coding sequence ATGTGCGGAATTGTCGGGATACTGGGAAAGGGGCCGGTCGCGGGGCAGCTCGTCGAGGCGCTCAAGCGGCTCGAATATCGCGGCTATGATTCCGCGGGCGTCGCCACGCTCGAGCGCGGCGGCGCGCTCACGCGCCTCAGGGCGAGCGGCAAGCTCAAGAACCTCGAAGAAAAGCTCGCGGCCACGCCGCTTCAGGGCGCCGTCGGCATTGGCCATACCCGCTGGGCGACGCATGGCAAGCCGACCGAGGACAACGCCCATCCCCACGCCGCCGACCGCGTCGCGGTCGTTCACAACGGCATCATCGAAAACTTTCGGGAGCTGCGCCAGGAGTTGATGGGGCGGGGCCATAAGTTTTCCTCCGAGACCGATTCCGAGGTGGTCGCCCATCTTGTCGCCGAGCGCCTGGCGGCGGGCGACGCGCCCGAGGCAGCGGTCGCGGCGGCGCTCAAGCGCCTCAAGGGCGCCTTCGCCCTGGCCTTTCTCTTCGACGACCGGCCCGATCTGCTGATCGGCGCACGGCGCGGCTCGCCGCTCGCCGTGGGCTGGAGCGAGGAGGGCGCCTATCTCGGATCGGACGCTCTGGCGCTTGCCCCCTTCGCCACCTCCATCGCCTATCTCGAAGAGGGCGACTGGGTGGCGCTGCGCCGCGACGGGACGCAGTTTTTCGACGCCGCCGACAGGCCCGTCGAACGTCGCCGCCTGCCGCTGACGCCGGGCTCTTTCCTTGTCGACAAGGGCAATTACCGCCACTTCATGGCCAAGGAAATCCACGAGCAGCCCGAGGTCGTGGGCCGGACGCTCGCTCATTACCTCGACCTCGCCGAGGGCGTCGTGCGCCTGCCCTTCGATCTGGATTTCGACGCCAAATCTCTTTCGCGGGTGACGATTTCAGCCTGCGGCACCGCTTTTTACGCCGGCCTTGTGGCCCGCTACTGGCTGGAGCGTTTCGCCTGCCTCTCGGTCGAGATCGACATTGCTTCCGAGTTTCGCTACCGCGACCCGCCGCTTCCCGAGAAGGGCCTGATGATCGTCGTCTCGCAATCGGGCGAGACCGCGGATACGCTGGCAGCGCTGCGCTACGCCCGGGAGCATGGGCAGCACATTCTTTCCGTCGTGAATGTCGAGACCTCGACCATCGCCCGCGAGAGCGACACGGTGGCCAAGACTCTCGCCGGGCCGGAGATCGGGGTCGCCTCGACCAAGGCGTTCACCTGTCAGCTCGCCGTCTTCGCCTGCCTCGCGCTGGCGCTGGGCCGGGCGCGCGGCGTTCTGACCAGGGAGGAGGAGCGTGCGCTCGTCGCCGAACTCGTCGCCGCGCCGGGCCAGATGGCCGATGCGCTGAACCGGGAGGCGCAAATCGAGCCCGTCGCCCGCGACGTGGCGCGCGCTTCGAGCGTGCTTTATCTCGGGCGCGGCCCGTCCTACCCGCTGGCGCTCGAGGGCGCGCTCAAGCTCAAGGAGCTGTCCTATATCCACGCCGAGGGCTATGCGGCGGGCGAATTGAAACACGGCCCCATCGCGCTCATCGATTACGCCATGCCGGTGATCGTCCTGGCGCCGCCGGATTCGAGCCTCGAAAAGACGGTTTCGAACCTCCAGGAAGTCGCCGCCCGTGGCGGGCATCTCATCCTGATCGGTTCGCCGCGCGCCCGCGAGGCGGCGGCGGCGGAGCTCGCTGGCTATGTCGAAATGCCCGAAGCCGTCGCCGGACCCTTCGCGCCGCTCGTTTACGCCGTGCCGGCGCAGCTTCTGGCCTACCACGTCGCGACCTTCATGGGCAAAGATGTGGATCAGCCGCGAAATCTCGCGAAAAGCGTTACGGTGGAGTAG